One genomic region from Doryrhamphus excisus isolate RoL2022-K1 chromosome 14, RoL_Dexc_1.0, whole genome shotgun sequence encodes:
- the lypla2 gene encoding acyl-protein thioesterase 2, which produces MCGNNMSVPLLAETVTVSGNEKETAAVIFLHGLGDTGHGWADTLTGIQLPHVKFICPHAPRIPVTLSRNVTMPAWFDLMGLSPDIPEDECGIKKAAENIKAIIEHEAKNGIPPHRIMLGGFSQGGALSLYTALTCQHQLAGVVALSCWLPLHKTFPSASNGHQNLPILQCHGESDDMIPVHFGAMTAEKLKCIVNPQMITFKTYPGVPHSSCSQEMLAVKEFIEKYLPRI; this is translated from the exons ATGTGTGGCAACAACATGTCTGTGCCGCTGCTCGCCGAGACTGTGACGGTGTCCGGGAACGAGAAGGAGACTGCAGCG GTGATCTTCCTTCATGGTTTGGGAGACACGGG GCACGGGTGGGCCGACACCCTGACGGGCATCCAGCTGCCTCATGTCAAGTTCATCTGCCCCCACGC GCCGCGCATCCCCGTCACCCTCAGCAGGAACGTCACCATGCCCGCCTG GTTCGACCTGATGGGTCTCAGCCCCGACATCCCAGAGGACGAGTGTGGGATCAAGAAGGCGGCTGAAAACA TCAAGGCCATCATTGAACACGAGGCTAAAAATGGCATCCCTCCTCACCGCATCATGCTCGGAGGCTTCTCTCAG ggCGGGGCCTTGTCCCTGTACACCGCCTTGACCTGCCAGCACCAGTTGGCCGGCGTCGTGGCCCTCAGCTGCTGGCTGCCGCTTCACAAGACCTTCCCTTCG GCGTCCAATGGCCACCAGAACCTGCCCATCCTGCAGTGCCACGGCGAGAGCGACGACATGATCCCTGTGCATTTTGGTGCCATGACGGCAGAAAAGCTCAAATGCATCGTCAACCCGCAGATGATCACCTTCAAAACATACCCGGGGGTCCCTCACTCGTCCTGCTCTCAG GAGATGCTGGCGGTAAAGGAATTCATTGAGAAGTACTTGCCTCGGATCTGA